One Bombina bombina isolate aBomBom1 chromosome 5, aBomBom1.pri, whole genome shotgun sequence DNA segment encodes these proteins:
- the LOC128660121 gene encoding gap junction gamma-1 protein — protein sequence MPNMSWSFLTRLLEEIHNHSTFVGKVWLTVLIIFRIVLTAVGGESIYSDEQSKFTCNTKQPGCDNVCYDSFAPLSHVRFWVFQIIMISAPSVMYLGYAIHKIARATEEERRFKPSKKKKSYSKWRSGQNIEDPEEEEEEPMIYDGPSEPEKVEAKDKEQKKHEKHDGRRRIKEDGLMKIYILQLLARAVFEVGFLAGQYFLYGFEVLPSFQCSTEPCPHTVDCFVSRPTEKTIFLLIMYVVSCLCLLLNICEMFHIGFGTLRDAIRSRRTNRTRQPPYNYSYQKNISCPPEYNMVVKSEKTTKMPNSVITHKQNLANVAQEECTSPDENVPSDLSTLHKHMRVAQEQLDIAFQSYNTQVNPQTSRTSSPASGGTVVEQNRVNTAHEKQGAKPKASSEKGSTSSKDGKTSVWI from the coding sequence ATGCCCAACATGAGCTGGAGCTTTTTAACCCGTCTTTTAGAAGAAATTCACAATCACTCCACATTTGTGGGGAAAGTTTGGCTTACAGTTTTGATCATCTTCCGTATAGTGTTAACAGCAGTTGGTGGGGAGTCAATATACTCTGATGAACAAAGTAAGTTCACTTGTAACACAAAGCAACCTGGCTGTGATAATGTCTGCTATGACTCCTTTGCACCACTTTCACATGTACGTTTTTGGGTCTTCCAAATCATCATGATATCTGCTCCTTCTGTGATGTATCTTGGCTATGCAATACATAAAATTGCCAGAGCTACAGAAGAAGAACGGAGATTCAagccatcaaagaaaaaaaaatcctactcaAAGTGGCGATCTGGTCAGAACATTGAAGAtccagaagaagaagaagaagaaccaATGATATATGACGGACCATCAGAACCAGAGAAAGTTGAGGCCAAGGACAAGGAACAGAAAAAGCATGAAAAGCATGATGGCCGCCGTCGAATCAAGGAAGACGGATTAATGAAGATTTATATCCTTCAGCTGTTAGCAAGAGCTGTTTTTGAGGTTGGTTTCTTGGCAGGCCAATATTTTTTGTATGGTTTTGAAGTTTTACCTTCTTTTCAGTGTAGTACAGAACCATGTCCTCACACCGTTGACTGTTTTGTTTCCAGACCAACAGAGAAGACAATATTTCTCTTAATAATGTATGTAGTGAGCTGTCTATGCTTATTGCTTAACATCTGTGAGATGTTTCACATTGGTTTTGGTACCCTAAGGGACGCTATCCGCAGCAGACGAACAAATAGAACAAGACAGCCACCTTATAATTACTCATATCAAAAAAACATATCCTGTCCTCCAGAATACAATATGGTGGTTAAATCAGAGAAAACTACAAAAATGCCAAATAGTGTGATTACTCATAAACAGAACTTGGCCAATGTTGCTCAAGAAGAGTGCACAAGTCCAGATGAGAACGTGCCATCAGATCTGTCCACTTTACATAAACATATGAGAGTTGCACAGGAGCAACTAGATATAGCATTCCAGAGCTATAATACTCAAGTAAATCCTCAAACTTCTAGGACCAGTAGTCCAGCGTCTGGTGGGACAGTGGTGGAACAAAACAGGGTTAATACAGCTCATGAAAAACAAGGAGCTAAGCCTAAAGCCAGCTCAGAAAAAGGCAGCACCAGCAGTAAAGATGGAAAAACCTCTGTATGGATATAA